A window of Streptomyces gilvosporeus contains these coding sequences:
- a CDS encoding LysR family transcriptional regulator: MEPELRQMRYFVAVAERRSFTRAADDVYVAQQALSQQVRALEDILGVRLLERTSRRVELTAAGAAYLADCKRILAAAGRAARHARAVAAGEVGRLRVAYTVSAVYETLPALTALLAEEYPRLEVETREIFAADVCRTLREERCDIALAPRTGYPKGLAQRTVRREELRVAVGDGHPLAGREEVALARLRDETFQLWPREMAPGYFDAVVDACREAGFRPVLDDTASGSNAWAGIAAGRGVNLVVASLAHQLPRGITLVPLAEPRPGLRIDAVWRDDQQHPAVPGFLHACAELARRKGWPTDG, from the coding sequence ATGGAACCCGAACTGCGGCAGATGCGGTACTTCGTGGCGGTGGCCGAACGGCGCAGCTTCACCCGCGCCGCGGACGACGTGTATGTCGCCCAGCAGGCGCTCAGCCAGCAGGTCAGGGCGCTTGAGGACATCCTCGGCGTACGGCTCCTGGAGCGGACCTCGCGCCGGGTCGAGCTCACCGCGGCCGGGGCGGCGTATCTGGCCGACTGCAAGCGGATCCTCGCGGCGGCGGGGCGGGCGGCGCGGCATGCGCGGGCGGTGGCGGCCGGGGAGGTGGGCCGGCTGCGGGTGGCCTATACGGTCAGCGCCGTGTACGAGACCCTTCCGGCGCTGACCGCGCTGCTCGCGGAGGAGTATCCGCGGCTGGAGGTCGAGACGCGGGAGATCTTCGCCGCGGATGTGTGCCGCACGCTGCGGGAGGAGCGCTGCGATATCGCGCTCGCGCCGCGCACCGGCTACCCGAAGGGGCTCGCGCAGCGGACCGTGCGGCGCGAGGAGCTGAGGGTGGCGGTCGGCGACGGCCATCCGCTCGCCGGGCGCGAGGAGGTGGCGCTCGCACGGCTCCGGGACGAGACCTTCCAGCTGTGGCCGCGGGAGATGGCGCCCGGCTACTTCGACGCCGTGGTCGACGCCTGCCGGGAGGCGGGCTTCCGGCCGGTGCTGGACGACACCGCCTCGGGCTCCAACGCCTGGGCCGGTATCGCCGCCGGGCGCGGGGTCAACCTCGTGGTGGCGTCGCTGGCCCATCAGCTGCCGCGCGGCATCACGCTCGTACCGCTGGCCGAGCCCCGCCCCGGCCTGCGGATCGACGCGGTCTGGCGGGATGACCAGCAGCATCCGGCGGTGCCCGGTTTTCTGCACGCCTGCGCCGAACTGGCCCGGCGCAAGGGGTGGCCGACGGACGGGTAG
- a CDS encoding nucleoside hydrolase: MARKIILDCDPGHDDAVAMLLAHGNPDVELVAVTTVVGNHFLEKVTRNALSVATIAGITGVPFAAGCPRPLVRDIQIATEVHGETGLDGPELPEPAFAPDPRHAVDLIIDTVMAHEPGEITLVPTAGLTNIAMAVRKEPRIAERVREVVLMGGGFHEGNWSAVAEFNIKIDPEAAHIVFNEKWPVTMVGLDLTHQALATPEVEAKIAAVGTKPARFVLELLDFFREAYRENQGFEHPPVHDPCAVAYVIDPDVMTVRKAPVDIELRGELTLGMTVTDFRAPAPADCTTQVAVKLDHERFWNLIVDALERIGEGGAA, encoded by the coding sequence TTGGCCAGAAAGATCATTCTCGACTGCGACCCGGGGCACGACGACGCCGTCGCCATGCTGCTGGCGCACGGCAATCCCGACGTCGAGCTGGTCGCGGTGACCACCGTGGTCGGGAACCACTTCCTGGAGAAGGTCACGCGCAACGCGCTGTCCGTGGCCACCATCGCCGGTATCACCGGCGTCCCCTTCGCCGCCGGCTGCCCGCGTCCGCTCGTCCGGGACATCCAGATCGCGACGGAGGTCCACGGCGAGACCGGTCTGGACGGCCCCGAGCTGCCCGAGCCGGCGTTCGCGCCGGACCCGCGGCACGCCGTCGACCTGATCATCGACACCGTCATGGCGCACGAGCCGGGCGAGATCACCCTGGTGCCGACCGCGGGGCTGACGAACATCGCGATGGCGGTGCGCAAGGAGCCGCGGATCGCGGAGCGGGTGCGCGAGGTCGTGCTGATGGGCGGCGGCTTCCACGAGGGCAACTGGAGCGCGGTCGCCGAGTTCAACATCAAGATCGACCCCGAGGCCGCCCATATCGTCTTCAACGAGAAGTGGCCGGTCACCATGGTCGGCCTGGACCTGACCCACCAGGCGCTGGCCACCCCCGAGGTCGAGGCGAAGATCGCCGCCGTCGGCACCAAGCCCGCGCGCTTCGTCCTGGAGCTGCTGGACTTCTTCCGCGAGGCGTACCGCGAGAACCAGGGCTTCGAGCACCCGCCGGTGCACGACCCGTGCGCGGTCGCCTATGTCATCGACCCGGACGTGATGACGGTCCGCAAGGCCCCGGTCGACATCGAGCTGCGCGGTGAGCTGACCCTCGGGATGACCGTGACGGACTTCCGTGCGCCGGCGCCCGCCGACTGCACCACCCAGGTGGCCGTCAAGCTCGACCACGAGCGGTTCTGGAACCTGATCGTGGACGCCCTGGAGCGGATCGGGGAGGGCGGCGCCGCATGA
- a CDS encoding MarR family winged helix-turn-helix transcriptional regulator, whose protein sequence is MADKTAVPDLAPAPAPAVPQALTDAPGYQVRRLHQAYVALWARAVDATLTGPQFAVLTAVHAAPGRDQRSMASAVALDTSTMADVARRLENRGLLVRRPDTADGRRKLLYPTDEGERTLRAVHERARGLTERLLEPYDDERRADLMRLLTSLADRWEGLDRGC, encoded by the coding sequence ATGGCTGACAAGACCGCTGTCCCCGACCTGGCCCCCGCCCCCGCGCCCGCGGTTCCGCAGGCCCTCACCGACGCGCCCGGCTACCAGGTGCGCCGGCTCCACCAGGCGTATGTCGCGCTGTGGGCACGCGCGGTGGACGCGACGCTCACCGGGCCGCAGTTCGCGGTGCTGACGGCCGTGCACGCGGCTCCCGGGCGCGACCAGCGGTCGATGGCGTCGGCGGTGGCGCTGGACACCTCCACGATGGCGGATGTGGCCCGCCGGCTGGAGAACCGCGGTCTGCTCGTCCGCCGTCCCGACACCGCCGACGGCCGCCGCAAGTTGCTGTATCCGACCGATGAGGGCGAACGGACCCTGCGCGCCGTCCACGAGCGCGCCCGCGGGCTGACCGAACGTCTCCTGGAGCCGTACGACGACGAGCGGCGCGCCGACCTGATGCGTCTGCTGACGTCCCTGGCCGACCGCTGGGAGGGCCTGGACAGGGGCTGCTGA
- a CDS encoding DUF6381 family protein, whose protein sequence is MGATDEARQRLQQMREKAQQLTEAAEKTTDPKERQRLQEKARRLQSQTEQESSMGGGDIYPSQ, encoded by the coding sequence ATGGGCGCTACGGACGAAGCACGTCAGCGTCTCCAGCAGATGCGCGAGAAGGCCCAGCAGCTGACCGAGGCCGCGGAGAAGACCACGGACCCCAAGGAACGGCAGCGCCTCCAGGAGAAGGCACGCAGGCTCCAGAGCCAGACCGAGCAGGAGAGCAGCATGGGTGGCGGGGACATCTACCCGTCGCAGTGA
- a CDS encoding glycoside hydrolase family 65 protein → MDSGWTWSYEGYDPQAERLRESLCTLGNGYFATRGAATETLAGPSHYPGTYAAGCYNRLTSTVAGREIENEDMVNLPNWLPLRYRIRPDDAPPGPWLSPDHEQLKEYRQTLDLRHGTLTRWSTYEDEDGRRLKVKQTRLVHMEDPHLAALRTLFTADGWAGQVEVSTGIDGDVRNEGVARYRELASRHLGDWECGREGSDIVWLNCRTVDSDVRIALAARIQVGSGRGVPPRTTAHTAAGIGQRLRLPVLGTGARAVVDKTVTLYTSRDPAIGSPLEAAVDGALAAPEFPRLLATHRAAWERLWQRAELEVPGEAGEILRLHLFHVLQTLSPHTAELDVGVPARGLHGEAYRGHVFWDELFVLPFLNLHLPEVSRALLDYRHRRLPAACRSAREVGRAGAMYPWQSGSDGREETQQLHLNPRSGRWLPDHSHLQHHVGSAVAYNVWQYCQASGDKEYLYGHGAEMLLQIARFWADCAQWDPALGRYRIRGVVGPDEYHDAYPGAAEPGLDDNAYTNVTAAWVLMRALDLSQELPEALRRELCEREHLRDEDLARWDDVAHGLHVPHHDGVISQFAGYQELAELDWAEYRRRYGDIRRLDRILEAEGDTVNRYQASKQADVLMLGYLFSPDELTEVFRRLGYTLDDDLWRNTVAYYLSRTAHGSTLSALVHAWVLSRVRHADAWSYCEEALTGDVADLQGGTTTEGIHLGAMAGTLDLVQRGMTGLETRDEALWLAPAPLPQLSKFAVRIRYRRHWDIGLQLRAERVRVAVPDLGNGTVEVRLGGRLFTVAPGTTRWLDLPATSGYPTR, encoded by the coding sequence ATGGACTCGGGCTGGACGTGGTCGTACGAGGGCTACGACCCGCAGGCGGAGCGGCTGCGGGAATCCCTGTGCACGCTGGGCAACGGCTACTTCGCCACCCGGGGCGCGGCCACCGAGACGCTCGCCGGCCCGTCGCACTACCCGGGCACCTATGCGGCGGGCTGCTACAACCGGCTGACCTCGACGGTGGCGGGCCGGGAGATCGAGAACGAGGACATGGTCAACCTGCCGAACTGGCTGCCGCTGCGCTACCGCATCCGCCCCGACGACGCGCCTCCGGGCCCGTGGCTCTCCCCGGATCATGAGCAGCTCAAGGAGTACCGGCAGACGCTGGACCTGCGGCACGGCACGCTGACGCGCTGGTCGACGTACGAGGACGAGGACGGGCGCCGGCTGAAGGTGAAGCAGACCCGGCTGGTCCATATGGAAGATCCTCATCTGGCCGCTCTGCGCACGCTGTTCACCGCCGACGGCTGGGCGGGCCAGGTCGAGGTGTCGACGGGGATCGACGGCGATGTCCGTAACGAGGGGGTGGCGCGCTACCGGGAGCTGGCCAGCCGGCACCTCGGCGACTGGGAATGCGGGCGCGAAGGGTCCGACATCGTCTGGCTGAACTGCCGCACCGTCGATTCGGACGTCCGGATCGCGCTGGCCGCCCGGATCCAGGTGGGCTCGGGGCGGGGCGTGCCGCCGCGTACGACCGCGCACACGGCCGCGGGGATCGGCCAGCGGCTGCGGCTGCCGGTCCTGGGGACCGGGGCGCGGGCCGTCGTCGACAAGACGGTCACGCTCTACACCTCGCGCGACCCGGCGATCGGCAGCCCGCTGGAGGCGGCCGTGGACGGTGCGCTCGCGGCCCCGGAGTTCCCGCGGCTGCTGGCCACGCACCGGGCCGCCTGGGAGCGCCTGTGGCAGCGGGCGGAGCTGGAGGTGCCCGGGGAGGCGGGCGAGATCCTGCGGCTGCATCTGTTCCATGTGCTCCAGACGCTCTCCCCGCACACCGCCGAACTGGACGTGGGCGTCCCGGCCCGCGGGCTGCACGGCGAGGCGTACCGCGGCCATGTCTTCTGGGACGAGCTGTTCGTGCTGCCGTTTTTGAACCTGCATCTGCCGGAGGTCTCCCGGGCGCTGCTCGACTACCGTCACCGGCGGCTGCCCGCGGCCTGCCGGTCGGCGCGGGAGGTCGGCCGGGCGGGGGCGATGTACCCGTGGCAGAGCGGCAGCGACGGCCGGGAGGAGACCCAGCAGCTGCACCTCAATCCCCGCTCGGGACGCTGGCTGCCGGACCATTCGCATCTCCAGCACCACGTCGGCTCGGCCGTCGCCTACAACGTGTGGCAGTACTGCCAGGCCAGCGGCGACAAGGAGTATCTCTACGGCCACGGCGCGGAGATGCTGTTGCAGATCGCCCGGTTCTGGGCGGACTGCGCGCAGTGGGACCCGGCGCTCGGCCGGTACCGCATCCGCGGGGTCGTCGGGCCGGACGAGTACCACGACGCCTATCCGGGCGCGGCCGAACCAGGGCTGGACGACAACGCGTACACCAATGTCACCGCCGCCTGGGTGCTGATGCGGGCGCTCGATCTGAGCCAGGAGCTCCCCGAGGCGTTGCGCCGGGAGCTGTGCGAGCGCGAGCATCTGCGCGACGAGGACCTGGCCCGCTGGGACGATGTCGCCCACGGGCTGCATGTGCCCCACCACGACGGCGTCATCAGCCAGTTCGCGGGCTATCAGGAACTGGCGGAGCTGGACTGGGCGGAGTACCGCAGGCGTTACGGCGACATCCGGCGGCTGGACCGGATCCTGGAGGCGGAGGGCGACACCGTCAACCGCTATCAGGCGTCCAAGCAGGCCGATGTGCTGATGCTCGGCTATCTCTTCTCACCGGACGAACTCACCGAGGTCTTCCGCCGGCTCGGCTACACCCTTGACGACGACCTCTGGCGCAACACCGTCGCCTACTACCTCTCCCGTACCGCCCACGGCTCGACGCTCAGCGCGCTGGTGCACGCCTGGGTACTGTCGCGGGTGCGGCACGCCGACGCCTGGTCGTACTGCGAGGAGGCGCTGACCGGCGATGTCGCCGACCTCCAGGGCGGGACCACCACCGAGGGCATCCATCTGGGTGCGATGGCGGGCACCTTGGACCTCGTCCAGCGCGGTATGACCGGCCTGGAGACCCGCGACGAGGCGCTGTGGCTGGCGCCGGCACCGCTCCCCCAGCTCTCGAAGTTCGCGGTACGGATCCGCTACCGGCGGCACTGGGACATCGGGCTCCAGCTGCGCGCCGAGCGGGTCCGGGTGGCCGTACCGGACCTGGGGAACGGGACGGTCGAAGTGCGGCTCGGCGGGCGGCTGTTCACCGTCGCCCCCGGAACGACCCGCTGGCTGGACCTCCCCGCCACGTCCGGCTACCCCACCCGATGA
- a CDS encoding mycothiol transferase, translating to MTASTDLLIDAFGRIRESVDDVLSGLGTAELGTRIEDEANSIGWLVWHLTRIQDDHLADAAGTEQIWTAQGWYERFGLPFADFDTGFGHSPDDVAAVSGIGRQLLNGYHGAVYDNTVRYLKELHVKDLERVVDEGWAPPVTLGVRLVSVLADDFQHVGQAAFIRGVLRRG from the coding sequence ATGACCGCCAGCACCGACCTGCTCATCGATGCCTTCGGGCGTATCCGGGAGAGCGTCGACGATGTGCTCTCCGGGCTCGGCACCGCCGAACTCGGTACCCGTATCGAGGACGAGGCCAACTCCATCGGCTGGCTCGTCTGGCACCTCACCCGGATCCAGGACGACCACCTCGCCGATGCGGCCGGCACCGAGCAGATCTGGACCGCGCAGGGCTGGTACGAGCGGTTCGGGCTGCCGTTCGCGGACTTCGACACCGGTTTCGGCCACTCCCCCGACGATGTGGCGGCCGTCTCCGGTATCGGCCGGCAGCTCCTGAACGGCTATCACGGCGCGGTGTACGACAACACGGTGCGCTATCTCAAGGAGCTGCACGTCAAGGACCTGGAACGGGTCGTCGACGAGGGCTGGGCGCCACCGGTGACGCTGGGGGTGCGGCTGGTCAGCGTGCTCGCGGACGATTTCCAGCACGTGGGGCAGGCGGCGTTCATCCGCGGGGTGCTGCGGCGGGGTTAG
- a CDS encoding HAD family hydrolase yields the protein MSGAPSPAACLRSLRAVVLDTDGVITDSARAHAAAWKGAFDAALEAAGGQEPFDPVGEYLTYVDGRSRQDGAAAFLASRGLRLPLGEADDPPGTGTVRAVAARKDALFTAGVRADGVAVWPGTVRLLEVLRRERVPCAAVSASRHATELLSATGVLALLVTVVDGNEAHRLGLPGKPDPALFLEAARRLEVPARDAAVVEDALAGVEAGRRGGFGLVVGVDRTGSPARAADLRRSGADLVVADVGELLTSGEG from the coding sequence ATGAGCGGCGCGCCGTCGCCCGCCGCGTGCCTGCGTTCGCTGCGGGCCGTGGTCCTCGACACCGACGGGGTGATCACCGACTCCGCGCGGGCGCATGCGGCCGCCTGGAAGGGCGCCTTCGACGCCGCCCTGGAGGCCGCCGGCGGGCAGGAGCCGTTCGATCCGGTGGGCGAGTATCTGACGTATGTCGACGGGCGGTCGCGGCAGGACGGGGCGGCCGCGTTCCTCGCCTCCCGTGGGCTGCGGCTGCCGCTGGGGGAGGCGGACGATCCGCCGGGGACGGGGACCGTGCGGGCGGTCGCGGCCCGTAAGGACGCGCTGTTCACGGCCGGTGTGCGCGCGGACGGCGTGGCCGTCTGGCCGGGCACGGTGCGGCTGCTGGAGGTGCTGCGGCGCGAACGGGTGCCGTGCGCCGCGGTCTCCGCCTCCCGGCATGCGACCGAGCTGCTGTCGGCGACGGGGGTGCTCGCGCTGCTCGTCACCGTCGTGGACGGTAACGAGGCGCACCGCCTCGGGCTGCCGGGCAAGCCGGATCCGGCGCTCTTCCTGGAGGCGGCCCGGCGGCTGGAGGTACCGGCCCGGGACGCGGCCGTGGTGGAGGACGCGCTGGCCGGCGTCGAGGCCGGACGGCGGGGCGGCTTCGGGCTGGTGGTGGGCGTGGACCGCACGGGCAGCCCGGCCCGCGCGGCCGATCTGCGCCGCAGCGGCGCGGATCTGGTCGTGGCCGATGTGGGCGAACTGCTGACCTCCGGGGAGGGCTGA
- a CDS encoding LacI family DNA-binding transcriptional regulator, whose protein sequence is MAEVTLKDVARASGCSVATVSRVLAGTRPVGAETARTVREAAARLGYRPNQVARALRSRSTGTVGLVLPQITNPFFPSLVRELEHALHAEGRAVLLADCDDDPLTEAARIGALLDRQVDALLLIPADEHHSRDAVLEAAARVPLVLLDRGCGPGVADSVAVDNAAGTALVLEHLAATGRRRPCFIGAAGTASTAVERRVAYETGAAAFGPQAPGRTELGDFSVAWGRAAVDRLWPARPDAVVCANDLIAVGALQRLRQLGADVPGEVAVTGFDDIPLAGLADPALTTVRQPVPELAAEATRLLTHRPAGSASRRTVRLTPELVVRASSAEGSR, encoded by the coding sequence GTGGCCGAAGTGACCCTGAAGGACGTCGCACGGGCGTCCGGCTGCTCGGTGGCCACCGTGTCCCGCGTCCTGGCCGGCACCCGCCCGGTCGGCGCCGAAACCGCCCGCACCGTACGCGAGGCCGCCGCACGCCTCGGCTACCGCCCCAACCAGGTCGCCCGCGCCCTGCGCAGCCGCTCCACCGGCACCGTCGGCCTGGTCCTGCCGCAGATCACCAACCCCTTCTTCCCGTCCCTGGTACGGGAGTTGGAACACGCCCTGCACGCCGAGGGCCGCGCCGTCCTGCTCGCCGACTGCGACGACGACCCGCTGACCGAGGCCGCCCGGATCGGCGCCCTTCTGGACCGGCAGGTCGACGCCCTGCTGCTGATACCGGCCGACGAACACCACAGCCGGGACGCCGTCCTGGAGGCGGCCGCCCGCGTCCCGCTCGTCCTCCTGGACCGCGGCTGCGGCCCCGGCGTCGCCGACTCCGTCGCCGTCGACAACGCCGCCGGAACGGCCCTCGTCCTGGAACACCTGGCCGCCACCGGCCGCCGCCGCCCCTGTTTCATCGGCGCCGCCGGAACCGCGTCCACGGCCGTCGAACGGCGGGTGGCCTACGAGACCGGCGCCGCCGCCTTCGGCCCGCAGGCGCCCGGCCGCACCGAACTGGGCGACTTCTCCGTCGCCTGGGGCCGCGCCGCCGTCGACCGCCTGTGGCCCGCCCGCCCGGACGCCGTCGTCTGCGCCAACGACCTCATCGCCGTCGGCGCCCTCCAGCGGCTGCGCCAACTGGGCGCCGACGTACCCGGCGAGGTCGCGGTCACCGGCTTCGACGACATCCCCCTGGCGGGCCTGGCCGACCCGGCCCTGACCACCGTCCGCCAGCCGGTCCCCGAACTCGCCGCCGAGGCCACCCGCCTCCTCACCCACCGCCCCGCCGGCTCCGCCTCCCGCCGGACGGTACGTCTCACGCCCGAACTGGTGGTGCGGGCCTCCAGCGCCGAGGGCTCACGCTGA